CCGGAGGGGCCGACGGCCTTCGTGGCCGAGCGCAACGACTGGAGCACCGGCACCCACGCGTCGTGGGCGGTCGCTGCCCCCGCTCCCGGTGGCGAGCCCGGCCGGCTGCTCGGATCGGTGTCGCTGCACAAGATCGACCTCACGCAGGGCGACGCCGAGATCGGCTACTGGGTGGCGCCGTGGGCCCGCGGCCGCGGGGTGGGTGCCGCGGCGGCCGCGGCAGCGGCGGCGTACGGCTTCGCCCGTCTGGGGCTGCACCGGGTCCACCTGTTCCACGCCGTGGAGAACCACGCCTCGTGCGCGGTGGCGACCCGCGCGGGGTTCCTGCTCGAGGGCACCCTGCGCCAGTCCTTCCGCTACCCCGACGGGCACCGCCACGACGAGCACCTGCACGCCCGGCTGGTCACCGACCCGCTCAGTCGCTGAGCCCGAGGTCGCGGCGCAGCTTGGCGACGTGCCCGGTGGCCTTGACGTTGTACTGCGCCACCTCGATGGCGCCCTGCTCGTCGACGACGAAGGTCGAGCGGATCACGCCCTGCACGACCTTGCCGTACATCTTCTTCTCGCCGAACGCGCCCCAGGCCGTCAGCACCGACCGGTCGGGGTCGGAGAGCAGCCGGATCCCCAGCGCCTCCTCGTCGCGGAACTTCGCGAGCTTCTCGGGCTTGTCGGGGGAGATGCCGAGCACCTCGTAGCCCTCGGTGCGGAAGGCGTCCTGGGTCGCGGTGAAGTCACAGGCCTGCTTGGTGCACCCCGGGGTCAGCGCGGCGGGGTAGAAGTAGACGACCACCTTGCGACCGCGCAGCGCCGAGAGGGTGACCTGGGCGCCGGTGTCGTCGGTGAGGGTGAAGTCGGGGGCCTGGTCACCGGGAACCAGGCGCGGGGCGGGCGTCGTGGTGGTCATCGGGTCCTCCTGCGGGCAATCCGGATGGCGGCTTGTTGCGAACAACTTGCAACAACGTATTCTGGGCGAGGATGTCGCACCGGCGTCCAACCTAGCCTCACCCAGACCTGCCCCCAGACCTGCCCCGAGACCTGCCCCGAGACCTGCCCAGGAGCGGCCATGCACGTGCCCGACGGGTTCTTCGACGCCCCCACCTCCATCGCCACCGGCGTCGTCGCCGTGGCCGCGATCGGGGTGTCGCTGCGCGGCGCCCGGCGCGAGCTCGACGACCGCACCGCACCGATGGCCGGGCTGGTGGCCGCCTTCGTGTTCGCCGCGCAGATGCTGAACTTCCCCGTCGGTGCCGGCACCAGCGGGCACCTGATGGGCGGCGCCGTCGCCGCGGTGCTGGTGGGGCCGTGGACCGCCGTGCTGGCCACCAGCGTCGTGTTCGTGGTGCAGACCCTGATGTTCGCCGACGGCGGCATCACCGCGATCGGCACCAACGTCGTCGTGATGGGCGTGGCCACCGTGGTCGTCGGGTACGGCGTCTTCCGCGGCCTGCAGGCCGTGCTGCCCAAGAAGCTCGCGCTGGTCCCGGTCCTGGCGGGGATCGGGGCCTTCGTCTCCGTGCCCGCCGCGTCGCTGCTGTTCGTGGCGCTGTACGCCGTCGGCGGCGCCGCGCCGGTGCCGATCGACACCCTCACCACCGCCATGGTCGGCGTGCACACGCTCATCGGGGTCGGGGAGGGGCTGATCACCGCCCTGGCGGTGGCCGGCATCATCGCCGTGCGCCCCGACCTGGTCCGCGGGGCCCGTCGGGTGCTGGAGGAGCGTCCGCTCGAGATCCGCACCGCACGTCCGGAGGTCCCCGCATGAGCGCGCCCACCCGCAAGGTCAGCACCCGGGTCGTCCTGGTCGGTGTCCTCCTGGTCTCCCTCGTGCTGGCCGGCGTGATCAGCTTCTACGCGGCCAGCAGCCCCGACGGCCTGGAGACGGTCGCCCAGGAGCACGGCTTCGCCGACGCCGAGCAGGACCACGGCGCCGCGGACGGCCCCTTCGCGGGCTACGACAGCGGCTTCGTCGACAGCGACCGCCTCGGCGGCGGGCTCGCCGGCGTCGCCGGTGTGCTCGTGGTCCTCGTGCTGGGCACCGCCGTAGCCTACGGCGTACGCCGCCGCCCGCGGGCGACCGAGGCCGACGACAGCGTGGACACCCCCACGAGCACCGGGTCCTGAGGTGGGTGCCGGGCACGGGCACCGCCTGCACTACCACGCCCACTCGGCGCTGCACCGCGCCCCGGCGCACCTGAAGGTGCTGGGCCTGCTGGGGTTCATGCTCGTCGTCGTGGCCACCCCCGACGACTGGTTCGCCGCCTTCGGCGCCTACCTGCTGGTGCTGCTGGGCGTCGTCGCGCTCTCCCGCGTGCCGCCCACCTACCTGCTCAAGCGGATGGTGGTCGAGGTGCCGTTCGTGGTCTTCGCGCTGGTGCTGCCCTTCGTCGCGTACGGCGAGCAGGTGCAGGTGCTGGGCGTCGGCCTGAGCCGACCCGGGCTGCTCGCCGCGTGGGGCATCCTGGCCACCGCCACGCTCGGCGTGCTGGCCTCGCTGACGCTGGCGGCCACCACCGAGCCGCAGGACCTGCTGGCCGGGCTCCAGCGGCTGCGGGTGCCGCACCTGCTGGTGCAGATCATGTCGTTCATGGTCCGCTACCTCGACGTCGTCACCGGTGAGATGCGCCGGATGCGCGTGGCCCGGGAGTCCCGCGGCTTCCGCGCCCGCGACCCCCGCCAGTGGCCGGTGATCGCCCGCTCGACCGGCGCCCTGTTCATCCGCTCCTACGAGCGCGGCGAGCGGGTGCACCTCGCGATGCTCTCGCGCGGCTACACCGGCACCATGCCCGAGCCCGAGGCGCACCGGTGAGCCTCGGACGCGTGCACCCGACCGAGCCGCCGGTCCTGGACGTGCGGGGACTGGCCTACGCCTACCCCGACGGTCACCAGGCGCTCTACGGGGTGGACCTGCGGGTGCGCCGCGGCGAGCGGGTCGCGCTGCTGGGGCCGAACGGAGCCGGCAAGACCACGCTGGTGCTGCACCTCAACGGCATCCTCGCCGCCGGAGCCGGCTCGGTCGAGGTCGGCGGGCTCGGGGTCGGCAAGGAGACCCTGCAGGAGGTGCGCCGCCGCGTCGGCATCGTCTTCCAGGACCCCGACGACCAGCTGTTCATGGGCAGCGTGCGCGCCGACGTGGCCTTCGGCCCGCACAACCTCGGACTGCGCGGAGCGGCGCTGGAGCGTCGGGTGATGGACGCGCTCGAGCAGGTGCAGATGGCGGCGTACGCCGACCGGCCGCCGCACCACCTGTCCTTCGGGCAGCGCCGGCGCGTGGCGGTCGCGACGGTGCTGGCCATGGAGCCGGAGGTGCTGGTCCTCGACGAGCCGTCCTCCAACCTCGACCCGGCCTCGCGCCGCGAGCTGGCCGACGTGCTGCGCTCGCTGGACGTGACGGTGCTGATGGTCACCCACGACCTGCCCTACGCCCTCGAGCTGTGCCCGCGCTCGGTGGTCCTGCACGAGGGCCAGGTCGTCGCCGACGGTGCGACCTACGACGTGCTCACCGACGACGCCCTGATGCGGGCGCACCGCCTCGAGCTGCCCTTCGGCTTCGACCCCCGCACGGTGGGTCCCCCACCGGGGGGCCCGCGGGGTGGTGGCGGTGTTGATAGCGTGACGCCGTGACCACGGACCCCAGCGCCCTCGAGCGTGAGATCGAGGAGACCCGCGAGCGACTGGCGGGCACCATCGACCAGCTGCTGCACCGGGCGAGCCCCAAGACGATCGTCGGCCGCGAGATCTGGACCATCAAGGCCCACTACGTCGACCCGGCGACCGGGCAGCCCCGCACGGACAACATCTTGAAGACCGTCGGCGCCGTCGTCGGCGTGGTCGTGGCCTTCGTCGCGGTCCGCAAGATCACGTCCTGAGTGCGCGCAGCGCGATGAGCGACAAGATCCCGATCAAGATGTTGCACGACCGGGTGCTCGTCGAGCTCGACACCGAGGCCGGTGAACGCCGCTCCTCGGGAGGCATCGTCATCCCGGCGACCGCCGCCATGGGCGCGCAGCGCCTCGCCTGGGCCCGCGTGGTGGCCGTCGGTCCGCACGCCCGCGCCGTCGAGCAGGGCGACCGGGTGCTGTTCGGGCCCGAGGACAAGGCCGAGGTCGAGGTGCAGGGCGAGACCTACGTCGTGATGCGCGAACGAGACGTGCACGCGGTGGCCGCCGAGCGGGTCGGGGACCAGGCCACCGGTCTGTACCTGTGAGGTGGCACACCCGGCCGCCCCGCCCACGTAGGCTGGGCACCGACCTCCGACGTTCCCCTGCCCGCCCGGGGCAGGAAGCCGCAGGAGCGAGAGGTGGGCGCCCGTGCGGACCCCAGGACGAAGCGAGCCGCTGACGGTGCTGCGTGAGCGCGTCCGCGTGGCGCGTGACGAGGTCGCCCTGCGCCGCCAGGACCCCGGACGCCGCGACGACCTGGGTCGGGCCCAGCTCGAGCTGCGCCGTGCGCTGGAGGCGCTGGTCGTCGAGCTCGAGGACCGCCGGCTCCCGGTGCCCTACGCCCTGCACGCCGAGCTGCGCCTGCACCAGGACATCGACCCGCGCTGACAGGGCGTAACGCAGGTCACTCGCCGCCGTTGGGCAGGCATGGTCAGCACTCGCCCCACCCGAGCGGTCATCGCGCTCGCCGCCACCCTCCTCGCGCCCCTGGGCGCCGTCACCCTGGCGGGAGCAGCAGCGCAGCCGCCGAGCACGCCGCGAGCCGAGCCCGCTGGCATGCGCGCGGAGATCACCTGGACCACGCACGGCATCCCGCACATCGAGGCCCGCGACTTCACCTCGCTGGGCCTGGGCAGCGGGTACGCCGCCACGGAGATGTCGGCGTGCACCCTCTTCGACACCCTGATCACCGGGCGGGGTGAGCGCTCGCGCTGGTTCGGCCCCGAGGAGCGCTACAACGACCAGGTCACCCTGGACGCCACCAACCTGCAGGTCGACACCCTGGTCACCGACCTGCACGACCGCAAGGTCGTCGAGACGCTGCTCGCCGACGAGGTCCGCGGCCCCGGTCGCCAGGCCCGCGCCCTGGTCAAGGGCTACGTGGCGGGCGTCAACGAGTGGGTGCGCGACCACGACGTGCGCGACCCCGCCTGCCGGGGCGCCGCCTACCTGCGCCCCGACGTCACCGCCCTCGACCTCTGGTACGGCGTCTACCTGGCCAACCTGCTCGCCTCCACCGGCGTCTTCGTGCCGCAGATCGCCGACGCGTCCCCGCCGAGCCCGGACGACCCCGGCCTGCCCTCGCTCCCGGTCCGCGCCTCCCAGGTCGACCAGGACGCGCTCCTGCGCGCCCTGGGGCGGGACCCCGACGCGCCCTTCGGCTCGAACGCCACCGCGGCCGGCGCCGACGCGACCTCGACCGGCCGCGGGATGCTGCTGGGCAACCCGCACTTCCCGTGGCGCGGTCGCTACCACTTCACCCAGCAGCACCTGACGATCCCGGGACGCTACGACGTGGCCGGCGCGTCCCTGGTCGGGTCGCCGGCGGTCAACATCGGGTTCAACAAGGACGTGGCCTGGAGCCACACCGTCTCGACCGCCTACCGGTTCACGCCCTACGAGTACCGCCTCGTCGGCCCCACGACGTACCTCACCGACGCCGGCCCGGCCACGCTCGAACGACGCGAGGTCGAGGTCCGGGTGCGGGGTGAGGACGGCCGGCTCAGCACGGTCACCGAGGACCTCTACCGCACGCCCGAGGGGTACGTCGTCGACTCGCCGGACACCCTGATGCCGTGGAGCCCGGCGTCGGTGTGGGCGATCCGGGACGCCAACGCCGAGCACCTGCGCACCATCGACACCTTCCTCGACATGGGCAAGGCCACCGGGGTCCGCGACCTCCTGCGGCGCCAGGACGCCGGCAGCGGGATGCCGTGGGTGAACACCACCGCCGCCGACCGCGAGGGCAAGGTGCTCTACGCCGACCACTCGGTGGTGCCGAACGTGCCGGACGCGCTGGCCCAGCGCTGCCTGACCCCGGTCGGGCGGGTCCTCGAGCAGGTCGCGGGGCTCCCGGGCCTCGACGGCACCCGGGCCGGCTCGTCGTGCGCCTGGGGCGAGGACGCCGACGCCCAGCGCCCCGGCATCTTCGGGCCGGGGAACCTGCCCTCGGTGGTGCGCGAGGACTGGGTGATGAACGCCAACGACTCCTACTGGCTGCCGAACCCGGAGGCGCGCCTGGAGGGGTACGCCGCGATCATCGGGTGCGAGCGCTGCGAGCGGACCATGCGCACCCGGGTGGTGTCGCACTACGTCATGGACCGGCTCGCCTCCGGCCGCAAGGAGACCCCGCGCAGCTTCCGTGGTCACCAGTACGCCAACCGCGTGATGGCGGCGGAGGTGATGCGTGCCGACGGCGCCCTCGACGACGTGTGCGAGCAGACCGGCGAACGCGAGGCCTGTGCCGCGCTGGCGGCCTGGGACGGCCGCTCCGACAAGGGATCGCGAGGCGTGCACCTCTTCGAGGCGTTCGTCGCCCGGTTGCCGAGCGCGCCGTTGGACCTGGTCGAGACCGTGTGGCGCACCCCGTTCGACCCGGAGCAGCCGCTGACCACCCCGCGCGACCTGAACACCGACAACCCGCAGGTCGTCGAGGCGATGCAGGCGGCCATCGACGCGGTGCGCGACGCGGGGGTGCCCTTCGACGCCCGCTGGGGCAGCCTCCAGGTCGCGGGGGACCGAGGCGCTCGCCCCTACGGCCTCGGCGGCGGGACGGGTGACTCGGTGGGCAACGCGAACGCCCTGGCCTCGCGCTGGGTGCGCGACCACGCCGACCGGTACCGCCCGATCACCTACGGCTCCTCGCACATCCAGGCGATCAGCTACCGCGGGCGACGCGGGGTGGATGCTCGCACGATCCTGACCTACGGGCAGTCCGAGGACCCCCGCTCGCCGTTCTCGCGGGACCAGACCCGGATGTTCTCGAACGAGCAGTGGGTGCGCTTCGCGTGGACCGACGCCCAGATCCGCAAGGACCGGGTCCGTCAGCAGGTGGTCACCCGCTGACGGACCCGGTCCGTGAGGTCATGAGGTCGGTGCGGCCCTGATCAGCGACGCACCTTGACCTTGAGGACGCCGCTGACGGCGCCGGTGACCGACTCCGAGCCGTGGACCACCAGGCGGTAGCGGGAGGTGCCCTTGCGGCGCTCCTTCGGGAAGCTCACGAGCACCCGTCCGCTGTCGGCCGGCAGGGTCGCCTTCGTCGTCCAGTCACCCTTGCCGAGCCGCTGCAGCTCCACGGAGGACAGGCCGGGCTGGTCCACGGTCACCATGTCGGTGGCGACGCTCTGGCCGCGGCGCAGCTTGACCTTCGCGTCGTCGAAGTCCGCGATGGCGGTCACGGCGCGGGGCACGTCGAGCGTGTCGGCGTCACCGTCGGTCTCGAGCAGGCAGCGCAGGCCCTTCTCCCAGTGGTAGTTGGTGCCCGCGACCTGGATCCACTCGACGGTGTAGTCGGTGGTCCCGGCGGGCCAGTTGCGGTGCTGGGAGTAGGGGAACGCCCGTGTGCCGGACCAGGTGCCCTCGTTGTTGTGGTAGTTCAGCGTCACCTGGCCACGGGGAGTCATCAGGCGGATGTTGATGTCGTTGGCCTGGCCCTCGGGCAGGTCGCCCGGGTAGGCGACGACGAGGCCGGCACACGTCGGGTCGGCGTACTTCCAGTTCCAGTCGAACGAGCCGCCCGGGTTGGTCGGCGGGTTCGGCGGGAACGTCGGCGGGGGCGTGGGCTCCGGGGTGGGCGTGGGAGTCGGGGTCGGCGTCGGGGTCGGCGTGGGGGTGGGCGTCGGAGTCGGGGTCGGCGTGGGCTCCGGGGTGGGCGTGGGAGTCGGCGTCGGCGTCGGCGTGGGCGTCGGAGTCGGGGTCGGAGTCGGCGTCGGCGTGGGGGTCGGAGTCGGGGTCGGCGTCGGAGTCGGGGTGGGCGGCGGCGTGGGCGTCGACGGGGCACTCACCCAGGAGTACGAGTAGTGCGAGATCTCTTTGCCGGAGGTGTGGGAAATCGGGTACTGAGCCGTCGGGGTGTCGAGCGTGACGTACTGCGGGCCGTTGCCCTGCTGAACGCTGCCAGCCTTTACGCAGTACTCCGAGATCAGCATGCCGTCGGGTGCCGTGAGCGTGATGCTCTGCACCTTGCCGCTGACGTCGATCTTCTTGGACCTGAGGTCCTGGCAGACCTGGTCCTTGTCGTCATCGTTGCCCTTCGCGACCGCGGTGCCGGCACCGCCGACCACCCCGAGGACCCCGACGGCCAGCAGCGAGCCGAGGGCGGTGACGGCGGTGGCGCGGCGGCGGCGTCGGACGGACGGGGTGGCCGCGCTGGGCGCGGCGAGCTCGATCTGCACGGGAGACTCCTCGTTCTGGAAGGCGATGACAGCAGCCTGGCACGCGGATCCGGCCCGGGAGCGGGCCTTGTGGAGACCTTGCGGACCTCCGGGCAGACCTTGAGGATTCCTTGCAGAAACACCCGCGACCGGCAGGCGACCGCCTAGCGCGCGGGCGCCGACGGCAGGTAGCCGAGCTCCGCGTTGTCGGCATCGGCCCAGGACCCCGCGGTGCCCTGCTCGTGCAGGTCCGGGATGCGCGAGGCAGCGAGCGCAGCCAGCACCATCGCGCCACCGAGCACCAGGAAGCCGAGGGTGTAGGCGCGCTCGGTGGGGTACCCCGACGCCAGCACGTCGGCGGTGAGGATGCCGGCCATCACCGCGGAGCCGATCGCTCCGCCGATCGTGCGGATGTTGGCGTTCATGCCGCTGGCGACACCGGTCTGGTGGGCGGGCACGGAGGCGATGACGACCCCGGCGAGCGACGAGAACACGAAGCCGGAGCTGAGGCCCTGGACCGTGGTGGCCAGGTAGAGCTGCCAGGTGTGGTCGTGGAAGAGGGCCACCGAGCAGAACGCGACCGTGTTGCCCAGGGTGCCGGCGACGATCACGGTCCGCGCACCCATCCGGCGCACGAGCCGCGCGGTGACGAAGCCGACGGCGAAGCTGGCGACCGCGGACGGCAGCAGCAGCTGCGCCGACTCGCTGATCGAGGCGCCGAAGCCGTAGCCGGTCGCGGTGGGGGTCTGCAGGAACTGGGGCAGGAACCCGAAGGAGGCGAACATCCCGAAGCCGACGAACGCCGCGACGGCGTTGGCGGTCCAGATGCCGCGCTGGCGCATCATCGTCATGTCGATCAGGGGCACCGGCACGCGGGTCTCGACGACCACCCACGCGACCAGGAGCACCACGGCGGCCACGAGCAGGGCCGGGACGCGCGCGGACGTCCAGCCCCACACGTTGCCCTGGCTGACCCCGAGGAGCAGGCAGACCAGCCAACCGGCCAGGAGCAGGGCGGGCAGGACCGGCAGGCGTCCGGGGGTGCGCACCGGTGACTCCGGCACGAGCAGCAGGGCGCCGACCGCGGCCAGGGCGGTCGCGATCATGGGCAGCCAGAACAGCCAGCTGTAGCCCAGGGAGTCCACGACCGGTCCGGCGACGACGATGCCGACACCGAAGCCCACCGCGGTGAGCGAGGCCATCACGCTCAGGGCGCCGTTGACGCGGGTGTCGCTGAACTCGTCACGGATGATGCCGAAGGCCAGCGGCAGCACGCCGCCGCCGACGCCCTGCACCGCGCGGGCCACGATCAGCCACCCGATCGTCGGGGCCAGCGCAGCCAGGGCCGAGCCCAGGGTCAGCACGGCCAACGTGATGACCAGCATCCTGCGCTTGCCGATCGCGTCGCCCAGGCGGCCGATCAGGGGAGTGGCGATGGAGGCCGAGAGGAGGTAGCCGGTCAGCACCCAGGTGACGGTGGCCTGGTCGGTCTCGTACTGCACCTGCACCTGCGCGAGGACCGGGATGATCAACGACTGGAGCATCACGAACGACGAGACCGCGACCGCCAGCACCGCGAAGGTGACGCGTTCGCCGCCGCGCGCACGCGGGGTCGTGCTCCTGAGCACCCGGACTCCTCGTTCGGCAGATGGTTGTGCCTGACAACCAAGCACTCGGTGAGTGTAGTGCGTGCTCCCGGGCCGGTGTCGCCGGTCAGTCCCGCCGGTCGATCAGCAGCGCGGCGATGTTGAGCGCGCCCCACCCCAGCGTCACGC
This Nocardioides dokdonensis FR1436 DNA region includes the following protein-coding sequences:
- a CDS encoding GNAT family N-acetyltransferase, with the protein product MSAPVGKTPEQWEGAGVRLRAFVRADETDLVAAFADAAITTWNPGPPEGPTAFVAERNDWSTGTHASWAVAAPAPGGEPGRLLGSVSLHKIDLTQGDAEIGYWVAPWARGRGVGAAAAAAAAAYGFARLGLHRVHLFHAVENHASCAVATRAGFLLEGTLRQSFRYPDGHRHDEHLHARLVTDPLSR
- the bcp gene encoding thioredoxin-dependent thiol peroxidase: MTTTTPAPRLVPGDQAPDFTLTDDTGAQVTLSALRGRKVVVYFYPAALTPGCTKQACDFTATQDAFRTEGYEVLGISPDKPEKLAKFRDEEALGIRLLSDPDRSVLTAWGAFGEKKMYGKVVQGVIRSTFVVDEQGAIEVAQYNVKATGHVAKLRRDLGLSD
- a CDS encoding energy-coupling factor ABC transporter permease, whose protein sequence is MHVPDGFFDAPTSIATGVVAVAAIGVSLRGARRELDDRTAPMAGLVAAFVFAAQMLNFPVGAGTSGHLMGGAVAAVLVGPWTAVLATSVVFVVQTLMFADGGITAIGTNVVVMGVATVVVGYGVFRGLQAVLPKKLALVPVLAGIGAFVSVPAASLLFVALYAVGGAAPVPIDTLTTAMVGVHTLIGVGEGLITALAVAGIIAVRPDLVRGARRVLEERPLEIRTARPEVPA
- a CDS encoding PDGLE domain-containing protein, giving the protein MSAPTRKVSTRVVLVGVLLVSLVLAGVISFYAASSPDGLETVAQEHGFADAEQDHGAADGPFAGYDSGFVDSDRLGGGLAGVAGVLVVLVLGTAVAYGVRRRPRATEADDSVDTPTSTGS
- the cbiQ gene encoding cobalt ECF transporter T component CbiQ, whose protein sequence is MGAGHGHRLHYHAHSALHRAPAHLKVLGLLGFMLVVVATPDDWFAAFGAYLLVLLGVVALSRVPPTYLLKRMVVEVPFVVFALVLPFVAYGEQVQVLGVGLSRPGLLAAWGILATATLGVLASLTLAATTEPQDLLAGLQRLRVPHLLVQIMSFMVRYLDVVTGEMRRMRVARESRGFRARDPRQWPVIARSTGALFIRSYERGERVHLAMLSRGYTGTMPEPEAHR
- a CDS encoding energy-coupling factor ABC transporter ATP-binding protein, yielding MSLGRVHPTEPPVLDVRGLAYAYPDGHQALYGVDLRVRRGERVALLGPNGAGKTTLVLHLNGILAAGAGSVEVGGLGVGKETLQEVRRRVGIVFQDPDDQLFMGSVRADVAFGPHNLGLRGAALERRVMDALEQVQMAAYADRPPHHLSFGQRRRVAVATVLAMEPEVLVLDEPSSNLDPASRRELADVLRSLDVTVLMVTHDLPYALELCPRSVVLHEGQVVADGATYDVLTDDALMRAHRLELPFGFDPRTVGPPPGGPRGGGGVDSVTP
- a CDS encoding DUF3618 domain-containing protein → MTTDPSALEREIEETRERLAGTIDQLLHRASPKTIVGREIWTIKAHYVDPATGQPRTDNILKTVGAVVGVVVAFVAVRKITS
- a CDS encoding GroES family chaperonin, yielding MSDKIPIKMLHDRVLVELDTEAGERRSSGGIVIPATAAMGAQRLAWARVVAVGPHARAVEQGDRVLFGPEDKAEVEVQGETYVVMRERDVHAVAAERVGDQATGLYL
- a CDS encoding penicillin acylase family protein, whose product is MVSTRPTRAVIALAATLLAPLGAVTLAGAAAQPPSTPRAEPAGMRAEITWTTHGIPHIEARDFTSLGLGSGYAATEMSACTLFDTLITGRGERSRWFGPEERYNDQVTLDATNLQVDTLVTDLHDRKVVETLLADEVRGPGRQARALVKGYVAGVNEWVRDHDVRDPACRGAAYLRPDVTALDLWYGVYLANLLASTGVFVPQIADASPPSPDDPGLPSLPVRASQVDQDALLRALGRDPDAPFGSNATAAGADATSTGRGMLLGNPHFPWRGRYHFTQQHLTIPGRYDVAGASLVGSPAVNIGFNKDVAWSHTVSTAYRFTPYEYRLVGPTTYLTDAGPATLERREVEVRVRGEDGRLSTVTEDLYRTPEGYVVDSPDTLMPWSPASVWAIRDANAEHLRTIDTFLDMGKATGVRDLLRRQDAGSGMPWVNTTAADREGKVLYADHSVVPNVPDALAQRCLTPVGRVLEQVAGLPGLDGTRAGSSCAWGEDADAQRPGIFGPGNLPSVVREDWVMNANDSYWLPNPEARLEGYAAIIGCERCERTMRTRVVSHYVMDRLASGRKETPRSFRGHQYANRVMAAEVMRADGALDDVCEQTGEREACAALAAWDGRSDKGSRGVHLFEAFVARLPSAPLDLVETVWRTPFDPEQPLTTPRDLNTDNPQVVEAMQAAIDAVRDAGVPFDARWGSLQVAGDRGARPYGLGGGTGDSVGNANALASRWVRDHADRYRPITYGSSHIQAISYRGRRGVDARTILTYGQSEDPRSPFSRDQTRMFSNEQWVRFAWTDAQIRKDRVRQQVVTR
- a CDS encoding MFS transporter, which translates into the protein MLRSTTPRARGGERVTFAVLAVAVSSFVMLQSLIIPVLAQVQVQYETDQATVTWVLTGYLLSASIATPLIGRLGDAIGKRRMLVITLAVLTLGSALAALAPTIGWLIVARAVQGVGGGVLPLAFGIIRDEFSDTRVNGALSVMASLTAVGFGVGIVVAGPVVDSLGYSWLFWLPMIATALAAVGALLLVPESPVRTPGRLPVLPALLLAGWLVCLLLGVSQGNVWGWTSARVPALLVAAVVLLVAWVVVETRVPVPLIDMTMMRQRGIWTANAVAAFVGFGMFASFGFLPQFLQTPTATGYGFGASISESAQLLLPSAVASFAVGFVTARLVRRMGARTVIVAGTLGNTVAFCSVALFHDHTWQLYLATTVQGLSSGFVFSSLAGVVIASVPAHQTGVASGMNANIRTIGGAIGSAVMAGILTADVLASGYPTERAYTLGFLVLGGAMVLAALAASRIPDLHEQGTAGSWADADNAELGYLPSAPAR